Part of the Nicotiana sylvestris chromosome 2, ASM39365v2, whole genome shotgun sequence genome, GATTATTTTTAATCCGTCCCATAAATTATTTACATTCGATAATCAAAAAGTGTATAGAATTTATATAATGTTTATATATAACATGTAGTgtgtgaatatatatatacacataaaatTTAGCTATTATTTTAAGAGCGGTTATACAATATCATTTTTCTTAATTATTAAATAGACTAATACTTAACTAAACAGactatttaattaaaaaatttaggGAATTAAGAGAAGATAAAACAACCAGAAACTAATTTAGCTGCTTACCCACCTCGCTATGTTCTTCATTGTCCTCCGTTCCTCTTTCTCTTCCTTTCCGTTTCCGATCCTCCGCCGGCATAAGCGCCGGCTCCTGCGGAGGCTGCAGCGGCGGTGGTTCCGCCCTGGCACTTACACTACCTCTCGAGCCACTTGCCGATGACGTCCCCGTGAACTCACATGCCGTCGTCGACGTTTCCCTGCCGCTGGTTGTTTCCGCCGCCGTCGTAGTAGTATCAGTCGTGGCCTTTCCTTCGTCATTCCCGGGGGAAACTGGCGCTACTTTATCCGATACGCGTGAAAACTCTGCCACTGGAGTTTCATTCGAATCGACAATCGTTGATACCCTAGCTGTGTTACCAGAACTCGATGTATAATTTTGCGATTTTGCTTTAGGCAGTCGTGAGAAATGCCCGAAATTCTGTAAGCGATGTGAAAATTCTCCCTCAGTACATCTCAATTGAGGCGGAGGCTGATTCGAACGGATCTCCGTCGTGGTAGTATCAATCTCTCCCGGCGGCGGCACGGCGACGGTGACAACGGAGGAGCTCGGCGTAGTATAGAGAAAATCGGCATAGAGATCACGCCCGAAAGAAGAATCGTCAAGTGGATACTGAAGCCACGTGGCCATTTCATCCTCTTGTATAAATATTGGTGGAGCTGAAGCTACTACCGTTTGAGATCTTTGATTTTGGCTTTGGCCAATTATTTGTCCATTTTGCCATATTAGCTCCATTGTATCTTCATCCATTCTGTTGAAAGATATGCATTGATCAGACTTGTAAAATcactaaatttcaaataccataccaaatatcgaataaaaaataaaaatatttcatGAAACCTACACTGTGGACTTCTTTGACGGGATGGTGATACCAGAAGTTGTAGGAATAATCGGGTAGTCGTCAACCATTTCAAAATTAGGAACAGAGTGATTCATCTTGTGCAACTCAACTTCAAAATCAGAACTTCAACTCGCAGAACAACAACAAACAATTTCAACGTCCTCGTTCAGAGTTGCTCCGTGAAACTATCGATAGTTTAACGTCTTATGTTTCAACCTAGACTTGTTGCCGACTTAGCTAGCTCGAAATATTTGatctatttatattattataaaaatacgaAATAAGACATAATAAGGCCTGTATTCTTTTTTGGTAACTTTCCACTTGTGGGTATGAGATAGCAATTTGCACTACTACTTGATGATTATGTTGGGTTTGTAAATGTAGAGTGAGTCAGTATTTATGAgtaataatataaataaatatatataatgaGGAGATAGCGGTTAAAGAACACAGGCTTCTTGTGTTTAATGTCTTTTTGCAGGCAGGAGAGTCAGAGAGATAAGGTCTCCTCTTTCTCTCAAAAATTAAACTGTGGGAATAATATCATGGGCTAAGCTAGAAGCCTGTCGA contains:
- the LOC104236611 gene encoding transcription factor PIF1-like isoform X2 produces the protein MNHSVPNFEMVDDYPIIPTTSGITIPSKKSTVMDEDTMELIWQNGQIIGQSQNQRSQTVVASAPPIFIQEDEMATWLQYPLDDSSFGRDLYADFLYTTPSSSVVTVAVPPPGEIDTTTTEIRSNQPPPQLRCTEGEFSHRLQNFGHFSRLPKAKSQNYTSSSGNTARVSTIVDSNETPVAEFSRVSDKVAPVSPGNDEGKATTDTTTTAAETTSGRETSTTACEFTGTSSASGSRGSVSARAEPPPLQPPQEPALMPAEDRKRKGRERGTEDNEEHSEDAEFESADAKNTSSSTSTKRSRAAERRRDRINEKMKALQELIPRCNKSDKASMLDEAIEYLKSLQMQVQMMSMGCSMVPMMYPGVPQYMPMMGMGMRMGMGTGMGMNRPVVPYPSLMPGPAMQNAAAVAQMTPRFPVPAYHLPSVPVPDPSRIRAANQPDHPIMNSLVGHNTNQPRLPNLSDPYQQYYALHQAQVLPQNQRAEQPSSRLEESPANHQTG
- the LOC104236611 gene encoding transcription factor PIF1-like isoform X3, which gives rise to MNHSVPNFEMVDDYPIIPTTSGITIPSKKSTVMDEDTMELIWQNGQIIGQSQNQRSQTVVASAPPIFIQEDEMATWLQYPLDDSSFGRDLYADFLYTTPSSSVVTVAVPPPGEIDTTTTEIRSNQPPPQLRCTEGEFSHRLQNFGHFSRLPKAKSQNYTSSSGNTARVSTIVDSNETPVAEFSRVSDKVAPVSPGNDEGKATTDTTTTAAETTSGRETSTTACEFTGTSSASGSRGSVSARAEPPPLQPPQEPALMPAEDRKRKGRERGTEDNEEHSERRRDRINEKMKALQELIPRCNKSDKASMLDEAIEYLKSLQMQVQMMSMGCSMVPMMYPGVPQYMPMMGMGMRMGMGTGMGMNRPVVPYPSLMPGPAMQNAAAVAQMTPRFPVPAYHLPSVPVPDPSRIRAANQPDHPIMNSLVGHNTNQPRLPNLSDPYQQYYALHQAQVLPQNQRAEQPSSRLEESPANHQTG
- the LOC104236611 gene encoding transcription factor PIF1-like isoform X1: MNHSVPNFEMVDDYPIIPTTSGITIPSKKSTVMDEDTMELIWQNGQIIGQSQNQRSQTVVASAPPIFIQEDEMATWLQYPLDDSSFGRDLYADFLYTTPSSSVVTVAVPPPGEIDTTTTEIRSNQPPPQLRCTEGEFSHRLQNFGHFSRLPKAKSQNYTSSSGNTARVSTIVDSNETPVAEFSRVSDKVAPVSPGNDEGKATTDTTTTAAETTSGRETSTTACEFTGTSSASGSRGSVSARAEPPPLQPPQEPALMPAEDRKRKGRERGTEDNEEHSEDAEFESADAKNTSSSTSTKRSRAAEVHNLSERRRRDRINEKMKALQELIPRCNKSDKASMLDEAIEYLKSLQMQVQMMSMGCSMVPMMYPGVPQYMPMMGMGMRMGMGTGMGMNRPVVPYPSLMPGPAMQNAAAVAQMTPRFPVPAYHLPSVPVPDPSRIRAANQPDHPIMNSLVGHNTNQPRLPNLSDPYQQYYALHQAQVLPQNQRAEQPSSRLEESPANHQTG